The following coding sequences are from one Corticium candelabrum chromosome 20, ooCorCand1.1, whole genome shotgun sequence window:
- the LOC134195736 gene encoding uncharacterized protein LOC134195736 — MSVAFHSSKQIGRGGNSPFDVNRRMMLAVREIGCGQKALQKLAAVVGMHGGLANEGFSSNQKAVHGAAVSVAKVEMERVVHELKAYCDSATPNPATYHPDDDDDDDDGDDGDDFRGFHDDEDDAEFHGFASSDDIFDVSVSCDGTWQKRGHQSLYGVQAAISAVTGRVIDYEIESHFGKNCQSHSSWDRGSWVLQLTETVSY, encoded by the exons ATGAGCGTGGCTTTCCATTCTTCGAAGCAAATTGGCCGTGGTGGCAACAGTCCATTCGATGTCAACCGGAGAATGATGCTCGCTGTGCGTGAGATCGGGTGTGGCCAGAAGGCTTTACAG AAACTAGCAGCTGTTGTTGGCATGCACGGTGGTCTAGCCAATGAGGGATTTTCTTCGAATCAGAAGGCTGTCCATGGTGCTGCTGTTTCTGTAGCCAAGGTTGAGATGGAGAGGGTAGTGCATGAACTGAAAGCATACTGTGATAGTGCAACACCTAATCCTG CAACCTATCATccagatgatgatgatgatgatgatgatggtgatgatggtgatgatttTCGTGGGTTTCACGATGATGAGGATGACGCCGAATTTCATGGTTTTGCCTCCTCTGACGACATTTTTGATGTGTCTGTATCTTGCGATGGTACCTGGCAGAAGAGAGGCCATCAAAGTCTGTATGGGGTACAGGCAGCTATTTCTGCGGTAACTGGCAGGGTAATTGACTATGAAATCGAAAGTCATTTTGGCAAGAATTGCCAGTCACACAGTTCTTGGGACAGGGGAAGTTGGGTGCTTCAACTAACTGAAACAGTGTCATATTAG